Within Spinacia oleracea cultivar Varoflay chromosome 4, BTI_SOV_V1, whole genome shotgun sequence, the genomic segment AATTTTAGTTTTTCTACATACTATAAAAAGTTTTAGTGAAGTAATATACATTTATACCTTTATCGTTTTGGTATGTAAAATTACTATTTCTTTTTTAATTGAGTTTCCTAAAATATAGCTCGTGCGTAGAACGGGCCAAAAGCTAGTACTATTAAAACTAACCACCTCCCCCTCCTCACCACTCAACAGACTCAACACCCATGTCAAGATAAATATAACCATATAAAATagttaacaaaaaatataagcaaaaataaaattaaaaaggaaagaaatacatttgtttctctttttataaatattcttgtttcttcttctttagctgaattaaaacaaaacgcatACCCCAATTCATAcccaattcaaaatcaattgaaAAAAATTAACTAGAGAAAATGGAAGAAAGGGGTAAAAATCAATTGAAAAATATTGAACcagtgaaaatgaaaaaaagggTAAAAAAAAGAGTGAAAAAGTCAGCCGGCAAAGTGTAGAAAGAGACTCGCCGGAGATGAAGAGCGCGAATAAGAACTACCGGAGTCGACAACCTCGCCGGAATTAGAACGAAAATGACCGGAGAGATTGAGAAAACCACAAATGTtgatttgtgtgttgttttaAACCATGGATACCTCTTAAAAGTCCCAAAACGGTACCCGAAACGTCCCCAAACTTTTCGTTGACCGTACCAAATTCCGTTGACCGTACCCAGTTTTTGGATACTTATCGGGGACGTATCCTTGTCGTACCCGTACCGTACCCGTACCCGCGAAGTACCCGGTACTGGTTCTTCATCTTCCAGAGGTACCCGTGCTTCATAGTTTAAAACGAATTAGGAAAATCTCAAACCCCCTTCATGATCTGTGAGCCATAAGACGAGTCTAAATTTTGCTGTCTCGTAATCTGTGTATCGATTGTGTGTCAGTTAACTTATTTTTTCCAATTGGTCGATAttattgtagttttaaatatgtaGATTGTTAacaacaaaaatcaagaaaaatgacACATAAGTGATACACAGATTGTGGGATACATGTTCGATCTTGAGTCACCCGAGACACAACCCGGTTAATACATGAACCACCCAAGTAATTGTTAGATAATGCtttgaatcggtcaagccccttactgCAACACCCAGCACGGGGATATGTTATTTTGGACAcgggttatctgttttgggcctattttctgggcttttccacatctgtctagagagtacgtactatataaactctttaGGTCATAACATAGTCGTATTCTGTAATCTCaaatcctcaagatcaataaaactttcctcccctctgcttgtggacgtagctaacacattgttagtgaaccacgttaaattctCTGCGTCCTTTATTACGTtatttattctttctttgcatccgttataacaaACTGGTATCAGAGCTGGATCTGTTCTAGGGTTTGAAATTTCGTTGAGAAAGATGTCTGGTATTAACGTGAAGGCCGAGAAATTTACCGGGAGTAATAGTTTCAGTTTATGGTGAATCAAGATGCGAGCCTTGTTGAAACAACAAGGGTTGTGGGCGCGGCCGCTTGCTAGGAAGTCGGCGGATCCAATCACCGATGAGATGGCAGTTCTGGAGGAGAAGGCACACTCGATGATTTTGTTGTGTCTTGCTGACGATATCATCACCGAGGTCGTGGAGGAGGAAACCGCACAAGGTCTGTGGGTTAAGCTCGAGAGTCTGTATATGACAAAGTCCTTAACCAATAAGTTGCTTTTGAAGCAACGTCTGTTCAGTCTGCGAACGCAGGAAGGTATGCCTCTCCGAGATCACTTAGATCAATTAAACACAATTTTATTAGAATTGCGTAATATTGATGTTAAAATTAAAGATGAGGATGTTGCTTTAATTCTGTTAGTTTTTTTTACCATTATCGTATGAAAATTTCGTGCAATGGTTTATTGTTGGTAGAGATACTATTTCTCTAGAGGAGGTTAGATCGTCCCTCCATAGTAGAGAGTTGCGCCATAAGGCGACTGGTACAGGTACAGATAATCAGGCTGCTGGGTTAGTAGCCAGTGGGAGTTATGGGCATGGAAATTCGGGGAAGAAGAAATTCAAGAAACCAGTTTCTAAGGGTCCTAAACGTAATGATGTCTGTAATTACTGTAAGGAATCTAATTATCCCAAGAAGAAGAGGCAACAGGATAAATCGCCAGGTACTGCTGCGGTAGCTGATACCAATTCAGAAGAGGATATTGCTCTAGTTGCTGATGAGCACACGCATCGCAGTGATGTATGGATCCTTGATTCTGGAGCGTCTTACCATATATGTCCGCGCAGGGAGTGGTTTACAACCTACGAGCAAGTAGACGGTGGCAATATTTCTACGGCTAATAGTTCTGTTTGTAAGGCGGTTGGAGTAGGCTCAATTAAAATTCGGACACATGATGGTAAATTCTGCACATTGAATGATGTTAGGCATGTTCCACTTATGACAAAGAATCTGATATCTTTGAGTATGTTAGACAACAAGGGTTTCGGTTTTCAGGGTGAAGGTGCAGTTTTACATGTCTGCAAGGGTTCGAATGTGGTTCTGAAAGGTGTACAACGTGGTACCATGTATTTTCTTCAAGGATCTACGTTTTTAGGTTCTGTTGCTGTTGCATCTTCGGAGATTGATAAGGAGAACATGAAAAAGTTATGGCATATTAGGCTTGGTCACATGAGTGGAAGAGGGATGCAAATTCTGTCAAAAGCGGATCTTCTTTGTGGTCACAAGGTCACGGGTCTTGAATTATGTGAACATTGTATTTTTGGGAAACTACATCGCAACAAGTTCCCTAAAGGTATACACAGAACAAAAGGCACACTTGATTACATCCATTCTGATTGTTGAGGTCCTTCCCGGGTGGAGTCTTTAGGGGGTCACAGATATTTTGTGTCAATGATTGATGATTTCTCAAGGATGACTTGGGTGTTCATTATGAAGCATAAAAGTGAAGCTTTTAAGAATTTCAGACAGTGGAAGGCATTAGTGGAGAATCAAATAGGGAAGAAGATCAAAAGGCTGCGAACTGATAATGGTCTGGAATTTTGTTGGTCTGAGTTCGGTGAGTTCTGCAAGATGAAGGGATTGCTAGGCATCATACAGTCAGGGATACACCACAGAAAAATGGTGTAGCAGAACGTAAGAATCAGACACCTCTGGAGAGAGCTAGGTGCATGCTTTCTAATGCTGGACTAACTAGAAGATTTTGGGCAGAAGCGGTTAGTACAGCATGTTATCTGATAAATCCCACGGTGTGGTCTGGTAAGCCTGCTGATTACTCTAGTTTAAGAGCTTTTGGTTGTACTGTTTATTATCATGTAAATGAGGGTAAATTAGAGCCACAAGCTAAAAAGGAAGTATTTGTAGGTTATGGGGATGGGGTTAAAGGGTATAGAATCTGGTCTCCATCTGAAAAGATGGTTATACTAAGTAGAAATGTAGTCTTTGATGAAAATTCTATAATTAACCCTACTGTGAAGTCTATTGTTGTGTCAGAAAGTGGTAGTGTTGAGAAACAGGTGGAGCAGCAAGTCACTCTAGATGAGAGTGAACCACAACAACCACAGTCAGAATCAGAACCATCAGGTTCTTCATTACTAGTAGCGAATCAGCACAGTTTGGCTCTTGATCGATCAAAGAGAGCTAATTATGGGATGCCTCCCAAGAGATATGGTTTTGAAGATATGGTGGCCTATGCACTACAGGTTGCTGAAGAGGTGGATCCTAACTCTGATGAGCCATCCACCTACAAAGAAGCAGTTACATGTATTGAGTCTACCCAATGGCTTGATGCAATGGTAGATGAGATGGAGTCACTTCATAAGAATCGCACTTGGGAATTAACCAAGAGACCTCGAAACAGAAAGATCGTCACTTGTAAATGGGTCTACAAGAAGAAGGAAGGAGAAACATCAGTTGAGGGTATCAAGTATAAAGCTCGAGTAGTAGCTAGAGGGTTCACTCAGAGAGAGGGAGTAGACTACAATGAGATTTTTTCGCCAGTGATCAGACACACTTCCATCAGGGTGCTACTAGCGATAGTTGCACATCAGGATCTGGAGCTTGAACTACTAGATGTGAAGATAGCTTTTCTGCATGGAGAGTTGGAAGAGGATATATACATGACTCAGCCAGATGGCTTTCAGGTTCTTGGTAAGGAATATTATGTTTGTAAGTTGAAGAAGTCCTTGTATGAAATAAAGCAGTCTCCGAGGCAGTGGTATAAGAAATTCGATAGTTATATGATAGAGATTGGCTACACTAGGAGTCCGTATGATTGTTGTGTTTACTATAGCAAGGCAGCAAATGGTTCATTGATTTATCTGGTCCTgtatgtagatgatatgttgCTAGCTGCAGATAACAAGTCTGATGTTCAGAAGTTTAAGGATCTCCTTAGTGCTGAGTTTGAGATGAAAGATTTGGGTGGGGCTCGGAAAATTCTAGGGATGGAGATTTATAGGGATAGAAGCAAAAAGAAGCTCTTCTTATCACATAATGGATATATTCAGAAGattttgtcaagatttggcatGTCTACAGAAAAGCCCATAGATACTCCTAGTGCTGCAAATGCACATCTATCTGTTGCTTTTGCACCTAAGTCTGCTGAGGAGAAGAAGTACATGTCTCGAGTTCCCTATGCTAGTGTAGTAGGAATCTTGATGTATGCAATGGTCTGCACTAGACCTGATCTAGCACAGTCTGTTAGTGTTGTTAGTAGGTTTATGGGTGAACCTGAAAAGGAGCATTGGCAAGCTGTGAAGAGGATTTTTCGGTACCTTAAAGGTACATCTGATGTTGGTCTCATTTATGGAGGTGATACAGAGTGCTTGGTGACAGGGTTTTCAGACTCTGATTATGCAGGAGATGTTGACAGTAGAAGATCTATGACTGGTTATGCTTTCACTTTTGGTGGTTCAGTTGTCAGTTGAAAATCTACTTTGCAACCTACGGTGACTTTGTCTACTACAGAAGCAGAGTACATGACATTGACCGAGCGTTCTTTATTACGTtatttattctttctttgcatccGTCATAACAGTAATGTTAGCCACAACTAACCTTTGCAAAACCCAAACTATCTCACAAGCCAACCCATGTTGGTCCTGTGCCGATAAGAATAACCCAGTCTAGACCTGGTCACCTCTAGGTAGTGGAGCATAACTAACTATAACTGAAACTGAAGACAAATTCATAGCTTAGACCAAATCAACCGATGAACCTGTCTAACCTATATTATACGAGTTGATTGCATCAATTAAATAAGGTAACATACGAATATATAATTAGTTTTTTTCGCTAACATTTGATAATCAAGTTTAATGTACGTTTGATTAAAGAGGCTGTTAAATTTTGTAAACGGAAAACTTACGAAGAACAACCTTATACTACGTAAAACATTGTAAACTTATGTtatctccgtttcaaaaagatcttgaCGTTTTGTGTTTTATCCCGTTTCGTAATATTCTTTACactttctttattctatttttggatatgAATATTTACCACTTAACCTTTttaccccacaatatttaccATTTTTTACTCACTTTCTAttactttattaattttatttcttacacccacctacatttttacacatttatcttactttatccatatttattatattcaactaacttttctatttttgtcttaatatttaagcaaatagtaactgtacaTATTTTTCTGAAATGTAAGTTAGTTTCTCGTGAATTTTCCCTTGTTGGAAAAGGAGGATCAAATTCTGTAAAAATGGTACGTTGAGAACGCtaaaatatacttcctctgttcttatttacatggcaTAATAGGTtttagacactattcacacaaacacctttgacttccttttgtggtttatacataagaaaaaacatagtcgtgtggggtcttattaaATCCTTATcggtaaatattatttaaatatcaactttttataattttttccgatacacaattagagatattaatgtttgaaatcgtgtattggcaaacgtgcctaaataattgtgtcatttaaaaaagaacggaggaaataAAACGTACCACGATAAAATGAAACAAAACATTGCACCACAAATAGTTTTAGAGTTGTGAATTGTCCCCCGATAAGCATAGCGAACTACAACACTAATGATTATCTGGTTGATGAGGGCGAGCGATGCAGCTACGGATCCAAGTATAATTGCTGGACTTCTTGGATATTCACATTTGCCGAACGCTGGTATGCTAACGTCTGATGCCTGATAATATATACCATTATACAAAATTCATGTTTAActggattttaaataatttacatTATTGCATTTTCAAGGACTTCTAGTTGATTCAATGGTGTATGAATTTAAATGTTAAACTAAACAAGGTAACTAAATTAGAAAATTACCTTAATCCTTGTAGCCTCAGCACCAAAAGCAAGACCAGCAGCTGCCATACCAAGGAAAATCACAACCAGGTATTCCACAGTTTTAGGCTCTCTCATCTTAACCTCTCTTAGCTAGGTTTGGGTCGTCCTCTGTTTAATCTGCGATCATATCCTAAGTTAtagatttatttttctttcatttcactttaaaatattagtataattattaattactacttGTATTAAAATCTAATTACTAGCTAGCTATTTCCATCTTGGTATAATCACTAGAAGAACAAGCCTTTGGTGTAGCTGTACTGTGCATTTATAGTTGACTAGTCATGTCTATTAATCTATAACtttaaattgaaataaataTCAGGAATGATACATGACATTTTCTGTTGCAAATTTTTTCTGTCAAAAGACTCAAAAACCCATTTCCTAATTAAAGATTCTTTACCTTTTCCCTATTGGTCTAGACTACAAGAAACAAAAGCAACCATGACGACTTTTTAGTAAAAAGAAAGGCGACAATAAAATCGTCCTAGCTAGCAGAACAAATCAAACAGGGCGACATTGTTTGTCTTCGTTAATATAAAACAAAGAGggcaaaataatttaatttcctTATTTGATACTTCGAATTAACAAGGAGGGCGAAACTATTTAATTGCTCCTTTATTGTATTAACAATTAGGGAGAAATTAATAAATTGCCGTATTTGCACTCCCACAAAGCAAAAAATGTTGGTTTCTCCGGCTTCTTCTAATCTTTATCTTCCtttttacactacaagaatgtatatctttaatgacaacctaattacgatgtgtcaaaaatcccgtcacaaaaagcttttgcgacggggataacaaccaaacaaagacgggaacaaccgtcgcaaatgtcttttacgacggattaacgacgggattttctattaacaacgaccctcttttatgacgggttcgcgacaggaaacccgtcgttaatcaacgattattgacctttcgcgacggaattttccgtcgttaatggtacaatttcttgtagtgttaagcGACTTTATGATCCAAATCAACTTGATTTTTCCATTATCTTCTAACTCTggattcaatttattttttgtttttcgtTCTTTGCAAATTTCTTGGAACCCTAGAAATCATCGGTGTGTTCATTATTTCTCCGACGGTATGAATCCTCTTATTCTTTCCCTTAAACTAATTATGTTGAAGGCAATTATTCTGCAATTAGTTGATGTTTTACGTTTTTCTCGATCGAATTTCATGATTCTTACTCCGATTCTTAAAATTTGTTGCGATTTTGTTATTTGATTAATCATTATTAGACTTTGGTGTGGTATGGTTGTGCATTTATAGTTGAGTAGTCATGTGTTGATTATGTCAATCTCATATGGAATTAAGCCAAAGCTGGTACAATTTTGACTGATTATGTTAATACTTAAAATAATTTCGTAAACATGATATCCTCTCCCTCTTTTTTATCTAGGATTTCAAACATTTTTTGTCTAATTTGACCGGAAATAGTATAATTGACATGGAAAttagacttttttttttccgtTGTCTTTGTTTAATTAAGATTTTCTTTTGTTCTAGTTTCAAATAATCTACGTGTGGTGAGTGTGACCTTACGGTGAACAATTTCCCTAAAAATGACTTAACTCAAAGTTAACTATCTACTCCGTATTTGCGTCACTTTGAAAACTATTTCTCATTATTCGTACCGTCTACGTGGGATCGGTGAAGTGTTATTGTTTTTTCCTTGTCCAGAAGAACCGCTAATTAACAACGTCGTTAGCACTTTTATATAAGGTGATCTATTCTTTGCTTAAAATCGCTAATGGTAATAGCCACTCTAGCTAAAACCGCTAATTGTTTACAAATTTTTTATGTTTCTTAAAAATCAGTGCAAAGCCAAAAAAGTTGGCGGTTATATAATATATGActtcactacaaaaaattgtactattaacgacgggaaattccgtcgcgaaaggccaataatcgttgattaacgacgggatttcctgtcgtgaatccgtcataaaagggggccgtcgttaatagaaatcccgtcataagttcgtcgtaaacccgtcgtaaaagacatttgcgacggttattcccgtcattgtttggttgttagccccttcgcaaaaggcttttgcgacgggatttttgacccgtcgtaattaggttgtcgttaaagatacaaattcttgtagtgtagcTTGTATAGAAATGACCat encodes:
- the LOC110789634 gene encoding uncharacterized protein gives rise to the protein MREPKTVEYLVVIFLGMAAAGLAFGAEATRIKASDVSIPAFGKCEYPRSPAIILGSVAASLALINQIIISVVVRYAYRGTIHNSKTICGAMFCFILSWVMCCTGIGLLVAGVYFSSRQEFLASIGRCYTLNRKLLGTGGWMVLFASSDGLCAFYYFSVDCCSADRRSAPEAVP